One segment of Argiope bruennichi chromosome 11, qqArgBrue1.1, whole genome shotgun sequence DNA contains the following:
- the LOC129956502 gene encoding multiple PDZ domain protein-like — MTSYRHGGWFSPPWWVHEKDAARAVLSRLEAIALTQRRRSPRSPRSPRSPVPPRSPRLSPVHIPLSPSNTLQVPHIKVRRHRSLPDPHAIQARKKQQQLEKLQAQRSASVRLPGHRTIPEGNGRFRIIVKKSKPLLGIAIEGGADTTQPLPRIISIHNAGAAFEAGGLKVGHIILEVDGIQMSKRPHHEVAQLIAHAFYSTDKDQVEFVVVETSRNMESEVRRTSIMVFD, encoded by the exons gatgCTGCTAGAGCTGTTCTTTCCCGCTTAGAAGCAATCGCCTTAACCCAGCGTAGGAGGTCTCCAAGATCCCCGAGGTCACCACGATCTCCGGTTCCCCCTAGATCTCCCAGATTAAGCCCTGTCCATATACCTTTGTCTCCTAGCAACACTCTTCAGGTGCCACACATCAAGGTCCGAAGGCATAGGTCCCTGCCCGATCCCCATGCTATCCAAGCGCGAAAAAAACAGCAACAATTGGAAAAACTGCAAGCTCAAAGGAGCGCTTCTGTTCGCCTACCG GGTCACCGTACTATACCTGAAGGAAACGGAAGATTTcgaataatcgttaaaaaatcgAAACCCTTGTTGGGCATCGCAATCGAAGGAGGTGCTGACACAACTCAACCACTGCCCCGAATAATCAGTATACAT AATGCTGGTGCTGCATTCGAGGCTGGCGGCCTGAAGGTCGGCCACATCATTCTCGAGGTGGACGGCATCCAGATGAGCAAGCGACCCCACCACGAGGTGGCGCAGCTCATCGCACACGCCTTCTATAGCACGGACAAGGACCAGGTGGAGTTCGTGGTCGTGGAGACCTCCAGGAACATGGAGTCCGAAGTCAGGAGGACCTCGATCATGGTGTTTGACTAG
- the LOC129956503 gene encoding uncharacterized protein LOC129956503 — MAGPLFLKDKKSWVLIFTCAVYRAVHFELVTAASTDVFLMAFRRFVSRRGRCTTIYCDNGSNFVGAANYLKQLDWNRIQKYGAINSIGWKFNPPTAAWWGGWWERLIRILKDLLKKVLGQARLNYEEMITVLADCERVINSRPLTYICEEEAIKPISPSMFIQDVHECNLPDIDAVEQNSVSNRFKYRQAVLKDLRNRFRSEYLGQVLFICKKSGYI; from the exons ATGGCTGGACCTTTATTCCTTAAAGACAAGAAGAGCTGGGTTCTGATTTTTACTTGTGCAGTGTACAGAGCAGTTCATTTCGAGCTTGTTACTGCTGCATcgactgatgtttttttaatggcctTTAGGAGATTTGTTTCTCGCAGAGGAAGATGCACAACAATATACTGCGATAATGGCTCCAATTTTGTTGGAGCagccaactatttaaaacaactggATTGGAACCGCATCCAAAAATATGGAGCAATAAACTCTATTGGCTGGAAGTTTAATCCTCCAACTGCTGCCTGGTGGGGCGGATGGTGggagagattaattagaattttaaaagatcttttgaagAAAGTGTTAGGACAGGCACGTCTCAATTATGAGGAGATGATAACGGTTTTGGCAGACTGCGAGCGTGTAATCAACTCAAGACCTCTAACTTACATTTGCGAAGAGGAAGCTATAAAACCAATTTCTCCATCGATGTTCATACAAGATGTGCATGAATGCAATCTTCCTGATATAGATGCTGTAGAGCAAAATTCTGTGAGCAATAGATTCAAATACAGACAAGCAGTGCTTAAAGACTTAAGAAATCGCTTCAGATCTGAGTATTTGG GTCAAGTTCTGTTCATATGCAAGAAATCTGGCTATATTTAG